In the genome of Desulfofarcimen acetoxidans DSM 771, one region contains:
- a CDS encoding FmdB family zinc ribbon protein, translating into MPIFEYKCGECGRIFDVLLIAGKDNSELSCPDCGSLKLDKLISTPFLPSSVGKPANEERAGSCCGGQPGGNCTPGSCCGGTGVH; encoded by the coding sequence ATGCCGATATTTGAGTACAAGTGCGGCGAATGTGGCAGAATATTTGATGTTTTACTTATTGCCGGTAAGGATAATAGTGAGCTAAGTTGTCCTGATTGTGGGAGTTTAAAACTGGATAAACTAATTTCAACGCCTTTTTTACCGAGTTCTGTGGGAAAACCCGCTAATGAAGAAAGAGCGGGCAGCTGCTGTGGCGGCCAACCGGGCGGTAATTGCACACCGGGCTCTTGTTGCGGCGGTACGGGAGTTCATTAA
- the nifV gene encoding homocitrate synthase, which produces MSERKILIVDTTLRDGEQTAGVVFANREKVRIAKLLDELGVHQIEAGIAIMGGDEAESIKAICKSGLKASVMGWNRPVIKDIDASLACGVDALAISISTSDIHIKHKLHKTREWVLEQMTSAVHYAKKEGMYISVNAEDASRSDMDFLIEFAKAAKEAGANRLRYCDTVGILEPFTTYQNIKTIIERAQIDVEMHTHNDFGMATANALAGVKAGATHVGVTVIGLGERAGNAALEEVVMSLKHLYNMDLGFKTELFTEVAEYISRASGRELPAWKAIVGSNMFRHESGIHADGALKNPKTYEAFLPEEVGLERQIVIGKHSGTASIKAKFVEFGIHLNDHQAEEILPKIRSYTVSMKRPLFDKELMYIYDSYFGDIKHVK; this is translated from the coding sequence ATGTCCGAACGTAAAATTTTGATTGTGGATACTACTCTCAGAGACGGTGAGCAGACTGCCGGGGTAGTGTTTGCCAACAGGGAAAAGGTGCGTATCGCAAAGCTATTGGACGAGTTAGGAGTGCACCAAATTGAAGCTGGTATTGCCATTATGGGCGGGGATGAGGCTGAGTCTATCAAAGCTATTTGCAAGTCAGGTTTAAAAGCCAGTGTTATGGGCTGGAACCGACCGGTAATTAAGGATATAGATGCTTCGCTGGCCTGCGGAGTAGATGCTCTGGCTATTTCCATATCCACCTCGGATATTCATATTAAACACAAGCTCCATAAAACCCGTGAATGGGTTTTGGAACAGATGACCAGTGCGGTGCATTATGCCAAAAAAGAGGGTATGTATATATCGGTTAATGCTGAAGATGCATCCCGCAGCGATATGGATTTTCTCATTGAGTTTGCCAAGGCCGCCAAAGAAGCGGGAGCAAATCGACTTCGTTATTGTGATACTGTCGGTATCCTGGAGCCTTTTACAACATACCAGAACATTAAAACTATTATTGAACGAGCCCAAATTGATGTGGAAATGCATACACATAATGATTTTGGCATGGCAACTGCCAATGCGCTGGCAGGTGTGAAAGCCGGTGCCACTCACGTGGGTGTGACCGTTATAGGTTTGGGAGAGCGGGCAGGCAACGCGGCTTTAGAAGAAGTGGTTATGTCATTAAAGCATTTATATAATATGGATCTTGGTTTTAAAACGGAATTATTCACTGAGGTGGCTGAATATATTTCTCGCGCCTCCGGACGTGAATTGCCGGCCTGGAAAGCTATTGTCGGTTCTAATATGTTCAGGCACGAGTCAGGTATCCATGCTGACGGTGCCCTGAAAAACCCAAAAACCTATGAAGCTTTTTTACCGGAAGAGGTTGGTCTGGAGAGACAGATTGTTATTGGCAAGCATTCAGGCACTGCGTCAATTAAGGCTAAATTTGTTGAATTTGGCATTCATTTAAATGATCACCAGGCAGAAGAAATCCTGCCTAAAATCCGTTCTTACACTGTGTCAATGAAACGGCCTTTATTTGACAAAGAGCTTATGTATATTTATGATAGTTATTTTGGCGATATAAAGCATGTTAAATAA
- a CDS encoding cupin domain-containing protein has translation MNQQHFMKNIEFSRVHTLEALVEYQEGRVVSRTLAQGRPVSVTLFAFAQGEEISTHAAAGDAMVFILDGEAEITVGNEIFSVKKGETIVMPANIPHGLMAKEQFKMLLIVVFSLS, from the coding sequence ATGAACCAGCAGCATTTTATGAAAAATATTGAATTTTCCAGGGTACACACCTTAGAGGCTCTGGTGGAATACCAGGAAGGAAGAGTGGTCAGCAGGACACTGGCCCAGGGTAGGCCGGTAAGTGTTACTCTTTTTGCTTTTGCTCAAGGTGAAGAAATCAGCACGCATGCTGCAGCAGGGGACGCCATGGTTTTTATATTGGATGGGGAAGCGGAAATAACTGTTGGGAATGAAATTTTTTCGGTTAAAAAGGGTGAGACCATTGTAATGCCAGCCAATATTCCGCACGGGCTGATGGCCAAAGAACAATTTAAAATGCTGCTAATAGTTGTATTTAGCCTGTCATAA
- a CDS encoding metal-dependent hydrolase, with protein MDNLTHALLGLTVHNSLPEKSRTTLWVSLLASELPDIDILYTFSGSSAEYLLNHRGFSHSIAAALIMAGLISLVSKKISPGEKTGRIFLLALGCLGLHILFDIFTSWGTQFLQPFSQRWFYLDWLPIIDIVIIAVAVFFLAFGKLGILHARKAAGLAILLIGIYVFSRAVWHHNLVNSLHGFYPGADKAAAIPQLYPWCWKGIVEMKDSLISGNISRSGHLDEITQIKINAADNRQYLDKYGDNLQFKKTVQFFRYPLYKIEGDKLVINDFYYSFREVVFSLDSERQIAGRASASGRHR; from the coding sequence ATGGATAATCTAACGCATGCCTTGCTTGGCTTAACCGTTCATAACAGTCTGCCTGAAAAAAGCCGGACCACTTTATGGGTTAGCCTGTTGGCTTCAGAATTGCCGGATATAGATATTCTCTATACTTTTAGCGGGAGCAGTGCGGAGTATCTGCTCAATCATCGAGGTTTCAGCCATTCTATTGCAGCAGCATTGATTATGGCGGGGTTGATCAGTTTGGTTAGTAAAAAAATATCACCCGGAGAAAAAACCGGCCGTATTTTTCTGCTGGCTCTGGGCTGCTTGGGCCTGCATATTTTATTTGATATATTTACCTCATGGGGTACACAATTTTTGCAGCCTTTCAGTCAAAGATGGTTTTATTTAGACTGGCTGCCGATAATAGATATTGTTATTATTGCGGTTGCCGTATTTTTTTTAGCCTTCGGGAAATTAGGTATTCTACATGCAAGAAAGGCGGCGGGTTTAGCAATTTTATTAATCGGTATTTATGTGTTTAGCCGGGCTGTCTGGCATCATAATTTGGTTAATAGCTTGCATGGTTTTTATCCCGGAGCCGACAAGGCAGCCGCCATTCCGCAACTTTACCCGTGGTGTTGGAAAGGAATTGTGGAAATGAAGGACTCCTTAATCAGCGGTAATATCAGCCGGTCGGGACATCTGGATGAAATTACTCAGATTAAGATTAATGCCGCGGATAATAGGCAATATCTTGATAAATACGGGGATAACCTGCAATTTAAGAAAACCGTGCAATTTTTTCGTTACCCGTTATATAAAATAGAAGGGGATAAGCTGGTAATCAATGATTTCTATTATAGTTTCAGAGAAGTTGTTTTTTCTCTGGACAGCGAGCGGCAGATTGCCGGCAGGGCCTCTGCTTCTGGCAGACACAGGTGA
- a CDS encoding GerAB/ArcD/ProY family transporter — translation MLEKGKISCSQTILLLINLVTATATMFIPSVSTAICGRDAWLASLIATLPGIYQVIILCTLGKIYPGQTIIQYLQTVLSAWPGKILGLCYIFFFLHTNAFIIREFSELITNTIMPHTPNVVFISIMVLICAYAIGSGLEVLSRVIEITIFIIIIIVIILVALTAQAADLNNLLPLLDNNPMPILNASLVHFAWRGEVILLAMFLPFLAKPNNAMRCGIVAQLLVGILISVDTVAMIAVLGSDQAATLTFSTYSLIRDYSIGRADAFIIIIWMVSLFGKIALFYYVTVLGTAQLFNLKSYRIIVLPLGVLMAAFSITVAENNVQLVEYMSKTFPPFAYVFEYIIPTIIFIIARVTKARKSP, via the coding sequence ATGTTGGAAAAGGGTAAAATATCTTGTTCTCAAACAATTCTGCTGCTAATAAATCTGGTTACTGCTACAGCAACTATGTTTATACCCAGCGTATCTACCGCCATTTGTGGGCGAGATGCCTGGCTGGCTTCGCTGATCGCCACATTGCCCGGCATATACCAGGTAATAATTCTCTGTACACTGGGCAAAATTTATCCCGGACAAACAATTATACAATATCTGCAAACGGTTTTGTCTGCCTGGCCGGGTAAAATTCTTGGCCTGTGCTACATTTTTTTCTTTTTACATACCAACGCGTTTATCATTAGAGAGTTTAGCGAACTAATTACCAATACAATCATGCCGCATACACCTAATGTGGTGTTTATCTCAATAATGGTTTTGATCTGTGCCTACGCAATAGGTTCCGGGCTGGAAGTTCTGTCCAGAGTAATAGAAATAACAATTTTTATTATCATCATAATAGTTATCATACTGGTAGCCCTGACAGCACAGGCTGCTGATTTAAATAACCTGCTGCCTTTACTGGATAACAACCCGATGCCCATTCTCAATGCCTCTCTAGTGCATTTTGCCTGGCGAGGAGAGGTAATACTTCTAGCTATGTTTTTGCCTTTTCTGGCAAAACCCAATAATGCTATGCGCTGTGGGATTGTTGCCCAGCTTTTAGTCGGCATTTTGATCAGCGTGGATACAGTAGCCATGATCGCCGTTTTAGGTTCTGACCAAGCGGCTACTCTTACTTTTTCCACCTATTCATTGATCAGAGATTACTCTATAGGGCGAGCAGACGCTTTTATAATAATTATCTGGATGGTCAGCCTTTTTGGCAAAATAGCCTTATTTTACTACGTTACTGTTCTCGGCACAGCACAACTGTTTAATCTAAAAAGCTATAGAATTATAGTTCTTCCTCTGGGAGTATTGATGGCTGCCTTTTCCATTACTGTTGCGGAAAATAATGTACAGTTAGTGGAGTACATGTCCAAAACATTTCCACCCTTTGCCTATGTTTTTGAGTACATAATCCCTACAATAATTTTTATAATAGCCAGAGTGACAAAAGCAAGAAAGTCGCCTTAA
- the aroB gene encoding 3-dehydroquinate synthase, whose protein sequence is MNKQPLRKVRVNLEEHGYDILIGEKWLEQLAIYLNFISNSSKLMLISDRNVYALAGEKVLHILREAGFQVHSAVLPGGEGCKNLTVMSWLYEQMLGFGLDRKSTVLALGGGIVGDVAGFAAATYMRGIGYIQIPTTLLALVDSSVGGKTGVNLPQGKNLVGAFYQPGLVFADLNFINSLPEKEYLTGLAEVIKYGIIWDKELFNYLEENRNKVISRDRSCLTGIVARCCEIKAEIVGQDEKESGLRALLNLGHTFGHAFEALTGYKGFTHGEAVAVGMIYAARLAVVRGLISRSQSDRIASLIENYGLPVSYGDLSAGDIIDSMYRDKKTVAGKIKFIVPTGIGVSEVVSDVAEEQLLQILKL, encoded by the coding sequence TTGAATAAACAGCCGCTGAGGAAAGTCAGGGTAAATTTGGAGGAGCATGGTTATGACATTTTAATAGGCGAGAAGTGGCTGGAGCAATTAGCCATATATTTGAACTTTATTTCCAACTCCTCCAAGCTAATGCTGATATCTGACCGGAATGTTTACGCTTTGGCCGGAGAAAAAGTATTGCATATTTTAAGGGAAGCCGGTTTTCAAGTCCATTCCGCGGTCCTTCCGGGAGGAGAGGGCTGTAAAAATCTAACTGTAATGAGCTGGCTTTATGAACAAATGTTGGGTTTTGGTTTGGACAGGAAGTCCACTGTGCTGGCTTTAGGCGGCGGTATAGTGGGAGACGTGGCGGGCTTTGCCGCTGCAACCTATATGAGGGGAATAGGTTATATCCAAATTCCTACGACTTTGTTGGCGCTGGTAGACAGCAGCGTGGGAGGTAAAACCGGTGTCAATCTGCCCCAGGGTAAAAACCTGGTGGGAGCATTTTACCAGCCGGGTTTGGTTTTTGCCGATCTGAATTTTATCAACAGCCTGCCGGAGAAAGAATACCTGACCGGATTGGCTGAGGTGATTAAATACGGTATAATCTGGGACAAAGAGCTTTTTAATTACCTGGAGGAGAACAGAAATAAGGTTATCTCCCGGGACAGGAGTTGCCTGACCGGTATTGTGGCCAGGTGCTGCGAGATAAAAGCCGAAATAGTAGGCCAGGATGAGAAGGAGAGCGGGTTAAGGGCCTTATTAAATCTTGGGCATACATTTGGTCATGCCTTTGAGGCCCTAACCGGCTATAAGGGTTTTACACACGGTGAAGCGGTGGCTGTGGGTATGATATATGCAGCCAGACTGGCTGTTGTCAGAGGATTAATCAGCCGGAGCCAGTCTGACAGGATTGCCTCACTTATAGAGAACTATGGTTTGCCTGTTTCTTACGGCGATTTGTCTGCCGGTGATATTATAGACAGCATGTACCGTGATAAAAAGACGGTAGCCGGAAAAATCAAGTTTATAGTCCCCACGGGGATTGGTGTCAGCGAGGTAGTTTCAGATGTTGCTGAAGAGCAGCTGCTTCAAATATTAAAGCTTTAA
- the aroA gene encoding 3-phosphoshikimate 1-carboxyvinyltransferase, whose product MDLTVLPKKAVQGIISIPGDKSVSHRSVMLGGIARGVTEIENFLPGQDCLSTVRCMRQLGVSIEQISQTRLKVEGKGCSGLSEPEDILDVGNSGTTIRLISGLLAGQKFFSVLNGDESIRRRPMARVIKPLQEMGARIQGRDANRLAPLAIQGAALKGIHCHTPVASAQVKSAVLLAGLYADGETAVTEPSQSRDHTEKMLKSFGAHIVTEGLTTRIRPGELTGRKVIVPGDISSAAFFLVAGAVIPDARITVKNVGLNPTRTGILDVLEEMGADIALSNVYENSGELIGDITVTGSSLKGIVIGGALIPRMVDEIPVLAVAAAVASGQTIIKDAAELKVKESNRLQAVAGEFARFGVDLQETRDGLIINGGRKFGGAVTESYHDHRIAMACALMGLVASGKTVVRGAECIDISFPSFQTVLESLSGQN is encoded by the coding sequence ATGGATTTAACAGTATTGCCTAAAAAGGCAGTGCAAGGGATAATCAGTATACCGGGGGATAAATCCGTTTCGCATCGCAGTGTTATGCTTGGAGGGATCGCTCGCGGTGTTACTGAGATAGAGAATTTCTTACCGGGTCAGGATTGTCTGAGTACGGTTCGCTGTATGAGGCAGTTGGGAGTAAGCATTGAGCAAATCAGCCAAACCCGGCTAAAAGTTGAGGGTAAAGGATGTAGTGGTTTGTCAGAACCTGAAGATATTTTAGATGTCGGCAATTCAGGCACCACTATTCGTTTAATTTCCGGACTGTTGGCAGGTCAGAAATTTTTTTCGGTGTTAAACGGAGATGAATCTATACGCAGGCGTCCTATGGCCCGTGTAATTAAGCCGTTGCAGGAAATGGGTGCCCGGATTCAAGGTCGTGATGCTAACCGCCTTGCCCCGCTGGCTATTCAAGGAGCAGCTTTGAAGGGTATTCATTGTCATACTCCTGTAGCCAGCGCTCAGGTAAAATCAGCCGTACTGCTGGCTGGTTTATATGCCGATGGTGAGACAGCGGTTACTGAACCTTCGCAGTCCCGTGATCACACTGAAAAAATGCTAAAAAGTTTCGGTGCTCATATAGTTACAGAGGGCCTGACAACGAGAATCAGACCGGGAGAATTGACCGGCCGGAAAGTAATTGTACCGGGGGATATTTCTTCAGCAGCTTTTTTCCTGGTAGCCGGTGCTGTGATCCCGGATGCCAGAATAACTGTAAAAAATGTAGGCTTAAATCCAACCCGCACAGGTATTCTGGATGTGCTGGAGGAAATGGGTGCTGATATAGCCCTTTCCAATGTTTATGAAAATTCCGGTGAACTGATAGGGGATATAACAGTAACCGGCAGCAGTTTGAAAGGCATTGTCATCGGGGGCGCTTTGATTCCCCGCATGGTGGATGAAATTCCTGTGCTGGCTGTTGCTGCCGCAGTGGCATCCGGACAGACAATTATTAAGGATGCCGCCGAGCTTAAGGTAAAAGAGAGCAACCGTCTGCAGGCGGTAGCCGGCGAATTTGCCCGGTTTGGTGTTGATTTGCAGGAAACACGGGATGGCTTGATAATTAATGGGGGCAGAAAGTTCGGCGGGGCGGTAACGGAATCTTATCATGACCACCGTATTGCCATGGCCTGCGCTCTCATGGGATTGGTAGCTTCAGGCAAAACAGTTGTGCGGGGAGCGGAATGTATTGATATATCATTTCCTTCTTTTCAAACTGTCCTGGAGAGTTTGAGCGGCCAAAATTGA
- the deoC gene encoding deoxyribose-phosphate aldolase, translated as MTKQQMAGMIDHTLLKPFAGLSQIRQLCEEAVKQGFASVCINPCHISAARELLSGTSVKVCTVIGFPLGAAMTDVKAFEAREAVRAGAGEIDMVINIGFLKDKRFEEAYEDILAVVKSIASVSDTVLLKVIIETCYLTEEEKVRACLLAERAGAHFVKTSTGFGTGGALTGDIDLMRRTVSAGMGIKASGGIKTAAQAIAVLEAGATRIGTSSGKIIIAEMD; from the coding sequence ATAACAAAACAACAAATGGCCGGGATGATTGATCATACCCTATTAAAACCTTTTGCCGGTCTTTCTCAAATCAGGCAATTGTGTGAGGAAGCGGTAAAACAGGGCTTTGCTTCGGTTTGTATAAATCCCTGCCATATATCGGCAGCCAGAGAGTTGTTATCGGGGACAAGCGTCAAGGTGTGCACGGTTATAGGTTTTCCTCTGGGTGCTGCAATGACAGATGTAAAGGCTTTTGAGGCCCGGGAAGCTGTGCGGGCCGGTGCCGGAGAAATTGATATGGTAATCAATATAGGATTCTTAAAGGACAAGCGTTTTGAAGAGGCTTATGAAGACATACTGGCTGTAGTTAAAAGTATCGCTTCGGTTAGCGATACAGTCCTGCTAAAAGTAATCATAGAGACTTGTTACCTGACAGAGGAAGAAAAAGTGCGGGCCTGTTTATTGGCTGAAAGGGCAGGCGCGCATTTTGTCAAGACTTCCACCGGTTTTGGTACCGGAGGCGCTTTGACCGGTGATATTGATTTAATGCGCCGTACTGTAAGTGCTGGTATGGGCATAAAAGCTTCCGGAGGAATTAAAACGGCAGCGCAAGCCATAGCTGTGCTTGAAGCAGGGGCAACACGTATTGGAACCAGTTCGGGGAAAATAATCATAGCAGAAATGGATTGA
- a CDS encoding zinc ribbon domain-containing protein encodes MFSTRYACSNCGSQIDIKKFFFNTAQKICPQCGSKNLVKATESSNNSCNCNSNKKSRFT; translated from the coding sequence ATGTTTTCCACAAGGTATGCCTGCTCAAACTGCGGCAGCCAAATAGATATTAAAAAATTCTTTTTTAATACCGCTCAAAAAATCTGTCCCCAATGCGGCAGCAAAAACCTTGTCAAAGCCACGGAGAGCAGCAATAACAGCTGTAATTGCAATTCAAACAAGAAGTCCCGCTTTACATGA
- the aroC gene encoding chorismate synthase has translation MLRYLTAGESHGPALTAVMEGIPAGLQISASYIDEQLARRQQGYGRGGRMKIEKDRVQILSGVRGGYTLGSPVTLQVQNKDWVNWEPYMGVELADYEPKRVSVPRPGHGDLAGVLKYGHDDIRNVLERASARETAARVAVCSLARRFLEHYGMEITGHVVQLGSIKANSKSQSINLIKESIKTSELLCADPEAEAAMKKEIDSARERGDSLGGIFEIIAANVPVGLGSHVQWDRKLDARLAFSLMSIQAIKGVEIGLGFTAAVLPGSQVHDEIFSSPGGYTRGSNNAGGIEAGISNGQKIVLRAAMKPIATLYRPLRSVNMSTGAGAEAAVERSDICAVPAAAVVGEAVVAYELAAAFLEKFGGDSIAEIDFRFNNYLEQFGVKQGN, from the coding sequence ATGTTAAGGTATTTAACCGCCGGGGAGTCACACGGACCTGCGTTAACAGCGGTTATGGAGGGAATTCCGGCAGGTTTGCAAATAAGTGCTTCCTATATTGATGAGCAGCTTGCCCGCAGGCAGCAGGGGTACGGCCGAGGCGGCCGGATGAAAATAGAGAAAGACAGGGTGCAAATCTTGTCGGGTGTCAGAGGCGGTTACACGCTGGGCAGCCCGGTAACCTTGCAGGTGCAAAATAAAGACTGGGTTAACTGGGAGCCTTATATGGGCGTTGAATTGGCGGATTATGAGCCCAAAAGGGTTTCTGTTCCCAGACCCGGTCACGGGGATTTGGCCGGTGTATTAAAATACGGTCATGATGATATCAGAAATGTGCTGGAAAGAGCCAGTGCCAGAGAGACGGCGGCACGTGTGGCTGTTTGCAGTTTAGCCAGGCGGTTCCTGGAACATTACGGTATGGAAATAACCGGTCATGTGGTGCAGTTAGGCAGTATTAAAGCAAATTCCAAATCTCAGTCAATAAACTTAATCAAGGAGAGCATAAAGACTTCGGAATTGCTGTGTGCTGATCCGGAAGCGGAAGCTGCCATGAAAAAGGAAATAGACAGTGCCAGGGAAAGAGGAGATTCACTGGGGGGTATTTTTGAAATTATCGCGGCTAATGTTCCGGTTGGCCTGGGCAGCCACGTACAATGGGATCGCAAGCTGGACGCCCGCCTGGCCTTCTCCTTAATGAGCATACAGGCCATTAAAGGTGTGGAAATCGGACTTGGCTTCACTGCTGCGGTTCTCCCCGGTTCTCAGGTACATGATGAGATTTTTTCTTCTCCCGGCGGTTATACCAGAGGCTCTAATAATGCCGGGGGGATCGAGGCAGGCATATCTAATGGACAAAAGATAGTATTGAGGGCCGCTATGAAACCTATAGCCACTCTTTACCGGCCGCTGCGCAGTGTAAATATGTCCACGGGAGCGGGAGCTGAGGCTGCCGTGGAACGCTCTGATATCTGTGCCGTGCCGGCAGCCGCGGTGGTGGGTGAGGCAGTTGTAGCGTATGAGCTGGCCGCGGCTTTTCTGGAGAAATTCGGTGGGGACAGTATTGCTGAGATAGACTTTCGTTTCAATAACTATTTAGAGCAGTTTGGTGTAAAGCAGGGAAACTAA
- a CDS encoding SET domain-containing protein — MINIADCGKKGRGVLAGKKFKRGEIIEQAPVIVIPGSELYSIKSTVLNDYYFIWAKDENNLKTGAIALGCGSLYNHSYKPNATFNKKHKDLIIEFKALSDIEEGEEITINYNGDPEDDAPLYFEVVGDSPVL, encoded by the coding sequence ATGATAAATATAGCTGATTGCGGAAAAAAGGGAAGAGGAGTCCTGGCAGGTAAAAAATTTAAACGAGGAGAAATTATTGAACAAGCTCCTGTAATTGTTATCCCGGGCAGTGAATTGTATAGTATTAAATCTACTGTTTTGAATGATTATTATTTTATTTGGGCTAAAGACGAAAATAACCTGAAAACCGGGGCAATTGCTCTGGGGTGCGGGTCATTATATAATCATTCCTATAAACCTAACGCCACCTTCAACAAAAAACATAAAGATTTAATTATTGAGTTTAAGGCTTTAAGTGATATAGAAGAAGGGGAAGAAATAACTATTAATTATAATGGAGATCCTGAAGATGATGCACCCTTGTACTTTGAAGTGGTAGGTGATTCTCCTGTTTTATAG
- a CDS encoding DUF378 domain-containing protein — protein MDWLSRAALVLVIIGAINWLLVGVFQWDLVTAIFGGDTVRTASGFSRAIYSLVGLAGLYSISFFFRENSLERSENKQ, from the coding sequence ATGGATTGGCTATCACGCGCCGCTTTAGTACTGGTCATTATAGGTGCAATAAACTGGTTGCTGGTGGGTGTTTTTCAGTGGGATCTGGTAACTGCGATATTCGGTGGAGATACCGTTCGAACAGCTTCCGGGTTTAGCAGGGCAATTTATTCTCTGGTAGGACTGGCAGGCCTTTATTCTATTTCATTTTTCTTTAGAGAAAACAGCCTGGAAAGAAGTGAAAATAAACAGTAA
- a CDS encoding ABC-F family ATP-binding cassette domain-containing protein, which produces MSVLVVENVSHGFGARAILEDASFRLLKGEHVGLVGANGEGKSSFLDIITGQLTPDKGKVEWSRRVTVGYLEQHAVLTKGKSIREALREAFKGMYDLEMEMLQIYEKMGEASEDELSRMMEDVGDIQNILEHNGFYTIEAKIEEVANGLGLADIGLDKDVADLSGGQRTKVLLTKLLLQNPSILLLDEPTNYLDFEHIEWLKKYLNNYENAFILISHDIPFLNDVVNVVYHVENAVLTRYTGNYEQFLQVYELKKRQDLKAFEKQQKEVERLEDFIARNKARISTTGRAKSRQKQLDKMEILEKPREKIKPVFKFNRARTPGRIIFETVNLVLGYEEPLTKPLNIALERNQKIAIRGVNGLGKSTLLKTLLGIIKPFYGSVITGENIYPGYFEQESCRDNDNTAMEEIWAEFPGLSNYEVRQALAKCSLTNEHITSKMMVLSGGENAKVRLCKLMLKEVNWLVLDEPTNHLDVDAKEELKKALQEFKGTILLVSHEPEFYEDWITGIWNVEDWTLKII; this is translated from the coding sequence ATGAGTGTTTTAGTTGTAGAAAATGTTTCGCATGGGTTTGGTGCCAGGGCTATTTTGGAGGATGCGTCTTTTCGCCTGTTAAAGGGGGAGCATGTGGGTTTAGTGGGAGCTAACGGGGAAGGTAAATCCAGTTTTTTAGATATTATTACCGGGCAGCTGACTCCGGATAAAGGTAAAGTAGAGTGGTCCAGGCGTGTTACAGTAGGATATTTGGAGCAGCATGCTGTTTTAACTAAAGGAAAATCAATTCGCGAAGCGTTAAGGGAAGCCTTTAAAGGGATGTACGATTTGGAGATGGAAATGCTGCAAATCTATGAGAAGATGGGTGAAGCATCAGAGGATGAACTGAGTCGCATGATGGAAGATGTGGGAGATATACAGAACATCCTGGAACACAACGGGTTTTATACCATTGAGGCTAAAATCGAAGAAGTTGCCAACGGCCTTGGTTTGGCGGATATTGGTTTGGATAAGGATGTAGCTGATTTAAGCGGGGGGCAAAGAACTAAAGTATTATTAACAAAGCTGCTGCTCCAAAATCCAAGTATCTTACTCTTAGATGAGCCGACCAATTACTTAGACTTTGAACATATTGAATGGTTGAAAAAATATCTTAATAATTATGAAAATGCTTTTATACTGATTTCTCACGATATTCCTTTTTTGAACGATGTGGTTAATGTTGTCTACCATGTGGAAAATGCTGTTTTAACCAGGTATACAGGTAATTATGAACAGTTTCTGCAAGTCTATGAATTAAAAAAACGCCAGGATTTAAAAGCCTTTGAGAAACAGCAGAAGGAGGTAGAGAGACTGGAGGATTTTATTGCCCGCAATAAAGCCAGGATTTCTACCACCGGCCGGGCTAAAAGCCGGCAAAAGCAGTTGGATAAAATGGAGATTTTAGAAAAACCCAGAGAGAAAATTAAACCCGTTTTTAAATTTAACCGGGCCAGAACACCCGGCAGAATCATTTTTGAAACAGTTAATTTAGTTCTCGGCTACGAGGAACCCTTAACCAAGCCTTTAAATATAGCTTTAGAAAGAAATCAAAAGATAGCTATCCGGGGTGTTAATGGATTGGGCAAATCCACTCTGTTAAAAACACTTTTGGGTATCATTAAGCCTTTTTACGGATCGGTTATAACAGGAGAGAATATTTATCCCGGTTATTTTGAGCAGGAAAGCTGCCGGGATAATGATAACACAGCAATGGAAGAAATCTGGGCTGAATTTCCCGGTCTCAGTAATTATGAGGTACGCCAGGCACTGGCTAAATGCAGTTTGACCAATGAACATATTACCAGTAAAATGATGGTTTTGAGTGGCGGAGAAAACGCCAAAGTCAGGCTCTGTAAGCTGATGTTAAAGGAAGTCAATTGGCTGGTACTCGATGAACCTACCAACCATCTTGATGTGGATGCAAAAGAAGAATTAAAAAAAGCACTGCAAGAATTTAAGGGTACTATTCTTTTAGTCTCTCATGAGCCGGAATTCTATGAAGATTGGATCACAGGCATATGGAACGTGGAAGACTGGACTTTAAAGATTATCTAA